From one Neovison vison isolate M4711 chromosome 1, ASM_NN_V1, whole genome shotgun sequence genomic stretch:
- the PPP1R3G gene encoding protein phosphatase 1 regulatory subunit 3G has translation MEPQGTLSLEKQGPALLAEPPPAEGLPAPAVLCAGSGGDGGGGGSSEAPSPDAEPLSAEEEAAPREQEEPWECRRRLPRSFSLPADPILEAAKLLQQRQQLGLGLDPQGGEGAEGVPHSPGGCCAKCKKRVQFADALGLNLASVKHFSEAEEPQVPPAVLSRLRSFPMRAQDLEQLPGLLAAAAAAVPLSPPPLRLRPLFELPGPGAAAERLRRQRVCLERVQCSAPSGAEVTGSGRVLGCPGPRTVAVRYTFTEWRSFLDVPAELRPEPAEPQPAEASSGEPADAGEEPGAERFHFSLCLPPGLQPQEGEDAEAPGAAVHFAVCYRCAQGEFWDNNAGANYTLRYVRPSDAL, from the coding sequence ATGGAGCCCCAGGGGACGCTAAGTTTGGAGAAGCAGGGACCAGCGCTCTTGGCAGAGCCCCCGCCGGCCGAGGGGCTGCCCGCCCCGGCTGTCCTCTGTGCGGGGAGTGGTggggacggcggcggcggcggctcctcgGAGGCCCCGAGCCCGGACGCTGAGCCCTTGTCCGCGGAGGAAGAGGCTGCCCCCCGGGAGCAGGAGGAGCCGTGGGAgtgccgccgccgcctcccgcgtTCCTTCTCGCTGCCCGCGGACCCGATCTTGGAGGCGGCCAAGTTGCTGCAGCAGCGACAGCAGCTTGGCCTGGGACTGGACCCGCAGGGCGGCGAGGGGGCCGAGGGCGTGCCGCACAGCCCCGGCGGCTGCTGCGCCAAGTGCAAGAAGCGGGTGCAGTTCGCCGACGCGCTGGGGCTGAACCTGGCCAGCGTGAAGCACTTCAGCGAGGCGGAGGAGCCGCAGGTGCCTCCCGCCGTGCTCTCCCGCCTCCGCAGCTTCCCCATGCGCGCCCAAGACCTAGAGCAGCTCCCCGGCCTCCTGGCCGCGGCGGCAGCGGCCGTGCCCCTCTCCCCGCCACCTCTCCGGCTTCGGCCTCTTTTCGAGCTTCCCGGGCCGGGCGCCGCTGCCGAGCGCCTGCGGCGGCAGCGCGTGTGCCTGGAGCGCGTGCAGTGCTCGGCGCCCTCGGGCGCAGAGGTGACGGGCTCTGGCCGGGTGCTCGGCTGCCCCGGGCCGAGAACCGTGGCGGTGCGCTACACCTTCACCGAGTGGCGCTCCTTTTTGGACGTGCCGGCTGAGCTACGGCCCGAGCCGGCGGAGCCACAGCCGGCAGAGGCGTCGTCGGGGGAGCCCGCGGACGCCGGGGAGGAGCCGGGAGCCGAGCGCTTCCACTTCTCGCTTTGCCTGCCCCCGGGTCTACAGCCCCAGGAGGGGGAAGACGCGGAGGCGCCGGGAGCCGCGGTCCACTTCGCCGTCTGCTACCGCTGCGCCCAGGGCGAGTTCTGGGACAACAACGCGGGGGCCAACTACACGCTGCGCTATGTGCGCCCTTCCGACGCGCTCTGA